The stretch of DNA AATAAATCAAGGTCGGGTCCATATTGCAATCTGCCGTATGCGTGTGGGATTGCTAATGTCCCAGGTACAATTCTGCCCACTGCTTCTGCTGCAGCATTAGAAATATCATCCACAGGTAGAATGACTACATGATTTCGAATACCAACTCTTCCATTTTCTCTACGATAACCCCATATAATATTTTCCATTCTTACCACCTCGCTGTTTTTAAGTTATGTGTATGTACATAACTTCCTTCTTTAATTTCTTCGGTCGCAATTCCAATTGGCACACGGTACTCAATTACCTTACTATTCTCAGTAATATCTTCTAGCGCAATCTTATGTCCTAGAGGAATATCATGTTTGGAGTTTATTAGAATAGTAGAATCATCCTCCAAATAAACCCCCTGCACATCCTCGCCTGCAGAAATGTCTGCAATCGCAACTCCAACTGAATCTCCGATGTGATGAACTAAGAATTTGTGTGACAATTTACTTCAGCTCCTTTTTTTAATATGTGTTTGTTTGAACGTCCAATGGTCCAACCAATAAAGTAAAAGCAGAACGCCAAGGGCGATAAGGATAGTTCGACCAGTAAATAGGCTGTTCTTTACTAGTTTTTCCAGATTGACAAACTAAGCTAGAACATGATCGAAATGAAATAATGACCCCTTTTTTAACAAAAAAAGGCCTTGCACGCTTTTGAAGCGAAGCAAGGCCTACAGTTGTCTGTACGGCATATATATTATTCC from Neobacillus sp. CF12 encodes:
- a CDS encoding UxaA family hydrolase is translated as MSHKFLVHHIGDSVGVAIADISAGEDVQGVYLEDDSTILINSKHDIPLGHKIALEDITENSKVIEYRVPIGIATEEIKEGSYVHTHNLKTARW